TACTCATTGGTGATATTCATGGTTGTTATAATGAGTTTATGCGAGTGCTTGAAAAAGCAGATTTTAATAGCAACGACACAATTTGGTTAACCGGCGATCTTGTTGCTAGAGGGCCTAACTCACTTGGAGTTCTTCGTTTTGTTCAAAAAAATAGCCAACAAATAAGATTAACTCTTGGTAATCACGACCTGCACCTACTGGCTGTCTATGCTGGAATTGCTAAAAGTCATAAAAAAGATCGTATTAATGAAATTTTTGCTGCACCAGATTGCGATGAATTAATTGATTGGCTCAGAAAACAACCACTCGTTCAAATAGATGATTCATTGAATCTTATTATGGCTCACGCTGGTATTTCGCCACAATGGGACTTAGAGACATTATTAAAATGTGCCAAAGATCTTAAGACCGTATTATCTAGTGATACTTATCCTCTATTTCTTGATGCGATGTATGGTGATTACCCTGATTTTTGGCATGAAGATTTGCAAGGATTTGATCGATTACGTTATATTGCTAATGCTTTAACTCGTATGCGTTATTGCTATGAAAATGGTCGCCTTGACCTATATTGCAAGGATGCCATTAATGAAGCTCCAAGCAAACTTAAACCTTGGTTTTTACTACCGCGGAAAATTCCGCAAAGATATAGTATCGCATTTGGCCACTGGGCTTCATTAAAGGGCAAAGGTACGCCTGAAAACATCTATGCACTTGATACTGGCTGCTGCTGGGGTGGAAAACTAACCTGCTTAAGATGGGAAGACAAGCAGTATTTTAAAAAACGCAATAAAGATAATCTGTCTTAAAAAGAGCTTTATATACACATAAAACACTATTTGATAAAGGGTTTACTATGCATTTTTGGCGCTCAATTCGTACTGGCATTAAATATATCTGGAAAATAATTAACGTAATAAGAGAGATCACGTTAAACCTTATATTCTTTTTTACTATTTTATTTATTATCGGGATGATCGGATTAATACGTAATCCCAATGGGTTAAATAATATATCACAATCGGGAGTACTAGTACTTGACCTTGAAGGAGTTATTGTTGACTCGCCATCATATGATCAAAGCCTTTATGCGCTGAGTAAAAAACTCAACAATAATAATCCTGATCCGACACGCCAAAATAGTCTATTTGAATTAACACAGAAAATTGCTCAAGCGACTAATGACCCAGCAATTGAAGGTATCATCTTAAAATTAGATAATTTTTCTGATGCAAATCTACCAAACTTGCAATATTTAGCTAAATATCTAACCGAGTTTAAAACAAAAGGAAAACCTATATATGCTGTTGGGGGTTACTTTGATCAAAAACAATATTATCTAGCCAGCCTTGCTGATAAAATTTATTTAGTCAACCAAGGCAGTGTATCTCTTTATGGTTTTTCAACTAATAATTTCTATTTCAAATCACTACTTGATAATTTAAAAGTTAATACTCATGTTTTCAGAGTTGGCACTTATAAATCAGCCGTTGAACC
The genomic region above belongs to Orbaceae bacterium lpD02 and contains:
- the apaH gene encoding bis(5'-nucleosyl)-tetraphosphatase (symmetrical) ApaH, producing the protein MSNLLIGDIHGCYNEFMRVLEKADFNSNDTIWLTGDLVARGPNSLGVLRFVQKNSQQIRLTLGNHDLHLLAVYAGIAKSHKKDRINEIFAAPDCDELIDWLRKQPLVQIDDSLNLIMAHAGISPQWDLETLLKCAKDLKTVLSSDTYPLFLDAMYGDYPDFWHEDLQGFDRLRYIANALTRMRYCYENGRLDLYCKDAINEAPSKLKPWFLLPRKIPQRYSIAFGHWASLKGKGTPENIYALDTGCCWGGKLTCLRWEDKQYFKKRNKDNLS